A genome region from Natronosalvus rutilus includes the following:
- a CDS encoding winged helix-turn-helix domain-containing protein has product MSQLATDGHPCGISDGEGGCNPERIVSLLSEDTARELYRYTDGPTTVSEFAEALELPLSTTYRTVSRLEDAGLLRSVSRTDPAKYVRAAEHVSVSYDEPIRITCVRGGLPLYCDL; this is encoded by the coding sequence ATGAGCCAGCTAGCAACCGACGGACATCCGTGCGGTATCAGCGACGGGGAGGGTGGCTGCAACCCCGAGCGTATCGTCTCCCTCCTCTCCGAGGACACCGCTCGCGAGCTGTATCGCTACACGGACGGCCCAACGACCGTCAGCGAGTTCGCAGAGGCACTCGAGCTTCCGCTCAGCACGACTTACCGAACCGTCTCCCGACTCGAGGACGCCGGACTGTTGCGCTCGGTGAGTCGGACCGATCCAGCGAAGTACGTCCGTGCGGCCGAGCACGTCTCCGTGAGCTACGATGAGCCGATCCGGATCACGTGCGTGCGTGGTGGATTGCCGCTGTACTGCGATCTGTAG
- the cdd gene encoding cytidine deaminase encodes MDSLIEAARDVQSRAHVPYSKYPVGAALETADGEVFVGCNLENANYSNSLHAEEVAIAEAVKNGHRDFVRLAVSSGRRDGVTPCGMCRQTLAEFADDDLVVCCDEGDDDPPSEYTLGELLPNTITEEMLE; translated from the coding sequence ATGGATTCACTCATCGAGGCCGCCCGCGACGTCCAGTCTCGAGCCCACGTCCCCTACTCCAAGTACCCCGTCGGCGCGGCGCTCGAGACCGCTGACGGCGAGGTCTTCGTCGGTTGCAACCTCGAGAACGCGAACTACAGTAACAGCCTCCACGCCGAGGAGGTCGCGATCGCCGAAGCCGTCAAGAACGGCCATCGCGACTTTGTCCGACTCGCCGTCAGTTCGGGTCGTCGCGACGGCGTCACCCCCTGTGGAATGTGCCGCCAGACACTCGCGGAGTTCGCCGACGACGACCTCGTCGTCTGCTGTGACGAGGGCGACGATGACCCGCCGAGTGAGTACACGCTCGGGGAACTCTTGCCGAACACGATCACCGAAGAGATGCTCGAGTGA